The proteins below are encoded in one region of Streptomyces roseirectus:
- a CDS encoding CocE/NonD family hydrolase, translating into MPARPLVVTMAAALALAQGALGASAAEQPPSPAGHLALSVLPAITSVEVEPGVRLRTEVYEPAGPGPHPLIVMPGPFLYPVEAYLLQAKRLAEAGYVVVAYQPRGYLGSGGTCGWAGPADVADASRLTSWALAHTTADPRRVGMAGVSYGAVVSLLAAAEDPRIKAVASLAGWVDKQDVLYGGDTRRLQTFLTQKTIIRAEARPDADLEQILAEYAENPDPSPHFEQWARTRSPLTRLDRLNAHHPAVFMAATWFDTAQTPNRIADFFDGYTGPKRLEIRPGDHATREIEGFTGLATLPWENTRRWFDRHLRHTTGDPDITTPLVLQPRNGLLSEPQDDEHYATWSAISARTLTPPLTPVTGQHPTVLTALDSGADAGFEFGGITDELVGLPPLAAAPLLPPGSAAVWSAPPADGVQRLRGIPRLHTTVTPGTSQGTFYAYLYDVGPTGLGRLITHAPHSFHDRAPHHPFPVDLDLSATAYDLPAGHRLQLVIDSRDPLYVSRNSLLGSLTFDSATTTLQVPVR; encoded by the coding sequence GTGCCCGCACGCCCCCTCGTCGTCACTATGGCGGCAGCGCTCGCCCTCGCCCAAGGAGCCCTCGGTGCCTCCGCGGCCGAGCAACCGCCGTCCCCGGCCGGTCATCTCGCCCTCTCGGTCCTGCCCGCGATCACCTCGGTCGAGGTCGAACCCGGGGTACGGCTGCGGACCGAGGTGTACGAGCCCGCCGGCCCCGGACCGCATCCGCTGATCGTCATGCCCGGTCCGTTCCTCTACCCGGTGGAGGCGTATCTGCTTCAGGCGAAACGCCTGGCCGAGGCCGGTTACGTCGTCGTCGCCTACCAGCCGCGCGGCTATCTCGGCTCCGGCGGGACCTGCGGCTGGGCAGGCCCGGCCGACGTCGCGGACGCGTCCCGGCTGACCTCCTGGGCCCTCGCCCACACCACCGCCGACCCCCGCAGGGTGGGCATGGCCGGGGTCTCCTACGGTGCCGTCGTCAGCCTGCTGGCCGCCGCCGAGGACCCCCGGATCAAAGCCGTCGCCTCCCTGGCCGGCTGGGTGGACAAACAGGACGTACTTTACGGCGGCGACACCCGGCGGCTTCAGACCTTCCTCACGCAGAAGACCATCATCCGGGCCGAGGCACGGCCGGACGCCGACCTCGAACAGATCCTGGCCGAGTACGCCGAGAACCCGGACCCGAGCCCCCATTTCGAGCAGTGGGCGCGCACTCGCTCCCCCCTCACCCGGCTCGACCGGCTGAACGCCCACCACCCGGCCGTGTTCATGGCGGCCACCTGGTTCGACACCGCCCAGACCCCCAACCGCATCGCCGACTTCTTCGACGGCTACACCGGACCGAAACGGCTGGAGATCCGCCCCGGTGACCACGCCACCCGCGAGATCGAGGGCTTCACCGGCCTCGCGACCCTCCCCTGGGAGAACACCCGCCGCTGGTTCGACCGGCATCTACGGCACACCACTGGCGACCCCGACATCACCACCCCGCTCGTCCTCCAGCCCCGTAACGGCCTCTTGTCCGAGCCTCAGGACGATGAGCACTACGCGACCTGGTCCGCGATCTCCGCCCGCACTCTCACCCCGCCCCTCACCCCGGTCACCGGACAACACCCGACGGTCCTCACCGCCCTGGACTCCGGAGCCGACGCCGGATTCGAGTTCGGCGGGATCACCGACGAACTCGTCGGCCTGCCCCCGCTCGCCGCCGCCCCTCTGCTGCCGCCGGGCTCCGCCGCCGTCTGGAGCGCACCGCCCGCAGACGGAGTCCAACGCCTGCGCGGCATCCCCCGACTGCACACCACGGTGACCCCTGGCACCTCCCAAGGCACCTTCTACGCCTACCTGTACGACGTCGGCCCCACCGGCCTCGGCAGACTGATCACCCACGCCCCCCACTCCTTCCACGACCGCGCCCCTCACCACCCCTTCCCGGTGGACCTCGACCTCTCGGCCACCGCCTACGACCTCCCCGCCGGCCACCGCCTTCAGTTGGTCATCGACAGCCGCGACCCGCTGTACGTCAGCCGCAACTCCCTTCTGGGCTCCCTGACCTTCGACAGCGCTACCACGACGCTCCAGGTGCCCGTGCGATGA
- a CDS encoding alpha/beta fold hydrolase, translating to MCVPTSPPLPMDSADTVRDFVFKGYPCSCRVFGRRTPVADPVVVVGGALQNKDSWWTHQRYFGPDADVVTVDLPGSGSAGSLPARYGHDFQADALEHVLAETGLRRVSLVGISYGSLVAYRLARRRPDLVARMVLNGVFDGVPTLMRTTYELMVELIDASRTFEFAEAMLSLMSLGADSADPGRSEALSQMLRAQFCRMSRDETDQLLQNALRNLRHPRLRPFEHAAVPTLVVTGEHDRCTPPEVGRDVARMIPGSVCVTFDDAGHVAFLEHPQRYVEMLRHFFAGRPTAGLPHCTPF from the coding sequence TTGTGCGTCCCGACCTCCCCTCCCCTGCCCATGGACTCGGCCGACACCGTCCGCGACTTCGTCTTCAAGGGCTATCCGTGCAGCTGCCGGGTCTTCGGGCGGCGCACGCCCGTCGCCGACCCCGTGGTGGTCGTCGGAGGGGCGCTTCAGAACAAGGACTCCTGGTGGACCCACCAGCGGTACTTCGGCCCCGACGCCGACGTCGTCACCGTCGACCTGCCCGGCTCCGGCAGCGCCGGCAGCCTGCCCGCGCGCTACGGCCACGACTTCCAGGCCGACGCGCTGGAACACGTGCTCGCCGAGACCGGGCTGCGGCGGGTGAGCCTGGTGGGCATCTCCTACGGCAGCCTCGTCGCCTACCGGCTGGCCCGGCGACGCCCGGACCTGGTCGCCCGCATGGTCCTCAACGGCGTGTTCGACGGTGTCCCCACCCTCATGCGGACCACCTACGAACTCATGGTCGAGCTGATTGACGCCAGCCGCACGTTCGAGTTCGCGGAGGCGATGCTCTCGCTCATGTCGCTGGGCGCCGACAGCGCCGACCCCGGCCGCAGCGAGGCGCTCAGCCAGATGCTGCGCGCTCAGTTCTGCCGTATGTCGCGGGACGAGACCGACCAACTGCTCCAGAACGCCCTGCGCAACCTGCGACACCCCCGGCTGCGCCCTTTCGAGCACGCCGCCGTCCCCACCCTCGTCGTCACCGGGGAACACGACCGCTGCACTCCGCCGGAGGTCGGACGCGATGTCGCCCGCATGATCCCCGGCTCGGTGTGCGTCACCTTCGACGACGCCGGCCACGTGGCATTCCTGGAACACCCTCAGCGCTACGTGGAGATGCTCCGGCACTTCTTCGCCGGCCGCCCCACGGCCGGACTCCCGCACTGCACCCCCTTCTAG